One window of the Chelonoidis abingdonii isolate Lonesome George chromosome 3, CheloAbing_2.0, whole genome shotgun sequence genome contains the following:
- the LOC116823200 gene encoding tudor domain-containing protein 6-like isoform X3, with protein MCSVQGIPSPGTTISLRVSFVDVHPEVPLVRLWGLLGERREEYARLHQDIQGKAGPRLVGAPGAVWPAAGAELCSGDLCLVELGDRWHRCRVVSRQGQHCRVFLLDEGRTVAADAYYLARGRDEFFHLPSEVLGCLLADLVPPGAGAAGAGGGEQPAASWSVGALEFLSYLNAKEVSGLVREVLMPQRLVLLELPWLLAQMHHLGLAKQVTPSCFRALAKRCLAMPRQPKPEPPGPTSAQQYPVATTPQPGPAALDFFYPRLQLGVTEPVLVTQISDPHRIYCQLQSLSQEIQRLSDSLHQIYEMAARQEQDPLPKPGSPCAARGIDGRWYRALLLEIFPGEQSRLVAQVICVDYGRNEFVTGANLRCLPLECFRMPVVTYPCSLQGISDGGCGWSRSQLSGLKALLLGKAVSARIEAYSPFEHLYYVNLYGENGLNLNCLYGVQTRCLAHRLLQGGQGAQERPEEEDAIPPKELGPPPDTLPATAAPRDPAAAHLPGVRVKVGVFYHARVSFIRDPSEFWLRLKEHLLPFSQLMRSMSDFYSRAQKLDVIVLEPQPRALCCAKWKENAYCRAVITSVLGNGVEVHLVDRGNREILDWYEVKELLPQFRELPAVALKCCLADVCPLGETWSKEAVAHFKRTVQSKELVIQVLGTQGDKHVIEVFDQSQTGEKNISKILSQGGYAKFQGADVPETLQKLSAQSLRQDPKEHAGEGELVSSTARKSGVQTKTVRDNIVLNPSVPLTVKDQPTAETCHLSSDSAPNGKKIKGNLNLPSSLIQYYLEIKPGSSYEGQLEVGSTVQVVISYAESPGYFWCQLSRNNQELKSLMAEIQDYCKTSAQPHHWASPVCLAKYSEDEQWYRALIISGECSAEQVEVIYVDYGNKELVSVENLCSINANFLKLKAQAFRCSLYNLIQPNGPDPFVWDEKAILAFQEFVDRRADHLELKCTIFALAAINNKELFNVVDLITPFQSVCHFLTEKGLARPVPPQKPLASSIQLHSYYYSSHDIKIGSEEEIYVTHVDNPWKFYCQLARSADVLEQLTNNIGRLSKVLHSLKMSQNPGNLYLARYTDNHWYRGAVLKTKPNKEVFFVDFGNTQVVKKEDLIPVPNDAYDILLLPMQAIKCSLSDISNVPKEATTWFETAVLDKPLKMIVVAKESDGKLIIELYDGNIQINAKMKEGLSLPRNRESNNYVENETLHSKNINAKEERNENMKSSAPYMKQSENKTWRSELQGEECNTKTSFVCKDVKHFQPAAKRELSTKFLGSVERFNSNNVFPSASTPLVDKKVGENKSLLFIKKEIKSDTVKADTVKTRNQGENSTLFPLKSLCDLPARNLVPGLKTLVYISHVNNPSDFYIQLASDEPQLNSISEGLNNKTGTEGLGQQQVQVGDLICAVFSEDGLWYRAVVKEKLSDEQISVQYIDYGNTSVVNICETSRLLEKYSSVPMMSINSSLAGVQSKQFTNWTQEAVSYFSERTSEVQINCEFVEKLRDRWEIVLYDEKGVIAVDLINETFGMREESQSTEALDRRESGADVTNQCEPLPFDENNKASSIIDTKSFFWKTPEVAQTVETYVTVVKGPEYFWCQMADPENINYLEKKLQEAGELEISNVDDFRSSIRSGDICIAKYSEDGKFYRAKVSSIKDNNLTVRHVDYGSEELVGREMIRQIPDLLLTIPMQAFPCCLSGFNSPEGSWSNEAKDKFYDMTAEYLVAVTVMEIQKDNSSEIPLSVVKVECNGKNINEEMKCFWKYNTDMTLANVQNDLSEKNEGPGTDNIDAICLEKAVASTGDAKQENSTLQDALLCAEPFHLTDNGCQNTAEIEEKVILKTANEQQTNFEILNKAETPLLKKESDSKTKIYVEPKTSEPQLLASSETKGLDLEPFEAQFLEDDELKAEMLELSPEVQSFLGEERKELLKLPSAEVQPFLDENVKLLELKQLQMHSSLDELKKLLLELESLEGHPSLGDKTKEEVLELESLEMQTSWTDETKEKLSELESLQVQLLDDETGEVMNLKSLEVSPSFSNRQNWLEMESSLEIQPVCEDERGKLFELIPCEVQISLGEETKERVDWDLDLLEVHQMKAAPTELEVESSLVKTLLSNGARKELEPEMHKPEMHKVQSLLGAERKEVLELVPSEVQASLSDKTRKDPLELEPSILELSVDSADQLSFLKTDLKKQVSACPVELCGVGKADSRGEKCKKWLTLQEKSCAEQMKPDLHEMFREYKTTLVIGESLRHKPSDEEEIEIREKQDVTLAGHGAEQSEHACNLEGFAVGSKCMVWTCLKWCEARILEISDEGTKVLNLSTGHEEIVNPENVWNGIPEVTKSPYEDSFFQYCNVHIEDGNLLLLSGTPLVQVTEICGGLKGSNTAY; from the exons ATGTGCTCCGTGCAGGGGATCCCCAGCCCCGGCACCACCATCAGCCTGAGGGTCTCCTTCGTAGACGTTCACCCGGAGGTGCCGCTGGTGCGGCTGTGGGGCCTGCTGGGCGAGCGCCGGGAGGAGTATGCCCGGCTGCACCAGGACATCCAGGGTAAGGCCGGGCCGCGCCTGGTCGGCGCCCCGGGAGCCGTCTGGCCGGCGGCGGGGGCCGAGCTGTGCTCCGGGGATCTGTGCCTGGTGGAACTAGGGGACCGTTGGCACCGCTGCCGGGTCGTGAGCCGCCAAGGCCAGCACTGCCGAGTCTTCCTGCTGGACGAGGGTCGCACGGTGGCGGCCGACGCCTACTACTTGGCCCGGGGCAGGGACGAATTCTTCCACCTGCCCTCGGAGGTGCTGGGCTGCCTGCTGGCCGACCTGGTGCCGCCGGGGGCCGGGGCGGCTGGGGCAGGTGGCGGGGAGCAGCCGGCTGCCAGCTGGTCGGTGGGTGCCCTGGAGTTCCTGAGCTACCTGAACGCCAAGGAGGTGTCGGGGCTGGTCCGAGAGGTGCTGATGCCGCAGCGCCTGGTCCTGCTTGAGCTGCCTTGGCTGCTGGCCCAGATGCACCACCTGGGCCTGGCCAAGCAGGTCACTCCCAGCTGCTTCCGAGCCCTGGCCAAGCGCTGCCTGGCAATGCCCCGCCAGCCCAAGCCGGAGCCCCCCGGCCCTACTTCGGCTCAGCAATATCCTGTTGCTACCACTCCCCAGCCGGGCCCAGCCGCCCTGGATTTCTTCTACCCACGGCTGCAACTGGGGGTGACTGAGCCGGTGCTGGTGACCCAGATCTCTGACCCCCACCGCATCTATTGCCAGCTGCAGAGTCTTTCTCAGGAGATCCAGCGCCTCTCGGACTCCTTGCACCAGATCTATGAGATGGCGGCCAGGCAGGAGCAGGATCCGCTCCCCAAGCCGGGCTCCCCTTGCGCCGCACGCGGCATAGATGGGCGCTGGTACCGCGCGCTGTTGCTGGAGATCTTCCCCGGGGAGCAGAGTCGGCTGGTGGCCCAGGTGATCTGCGTGGACTACGGCAGGAATGAATTCGTCACCGGGGCTAACCTCCGCTGCCTACCCCTGGAGTGTTTCCGCATGCCAGTAGTGACCTACCCGTGCTCCCTGCAGGGCATCTCGGACGGGGGCTGCGGCTGGTCCCGCTCCCAGCTCAGTGGGCTCAAGGCGCTGCTGCTGGGCAAGGCGGTGAGCGCCCGCATCGAAGCCTACAGTCCCTTCGAGCACCTCTACTACGTGAACCTGTACGGGGAGAACGGCCTCAACCTGAACTGCCTCTATGGCGTGCAGACCCGCTGTCTGGCCCACCGGTTGTTGCAGGGCGGCCAGGGAGCGCAGGAGCGGCCGGAAGAGGAGGACGCCATCCCTCCTAAGGAGTTGGGGCCACCACCGGACACGCTCCCTGCAACTGCGGCTCCGAGGGACCCAGCTGCTGCCCACCTGCCGGGCGTGCGGGTGAAGGTGGGAGTGTTCTACCATGCCCGGGTGTCCTTCATCAGAGACCCGTCCGAGTTCTGGCTGCGGCTGAAGGAGCACCTCCTGCCCTTCAGCCAGCTGATGCGGAGCATGAGCGACTTTTACTCCCGAGCCCAGAAGCTGGACGTCATTGTCCTGGAGCCTCAGCCGAGAGCCCTGTGCTGCGCCAAGTGGAAGGAGAATGCCTACTGTCGGGCCGTTATCACCAGTGTGCTGGGGAACGGGGTGGAAGTGCACCTGGTGGATAGAGGCAACAGGGAGATCTTGGACTGGTATGAGGTGAAGGAGCTGCTACCTCAGTTCAGGGAGCTGCCTGCTGTAGCTCTGAAGTGCTGTTTGGCAGATGTCTGTCCCCTGGGAGAGACATGGAGTAAAGAGGCGGTGGCTCACTTTAAAAGGACAGTGCAGAGCAAAGAGCTGGTGATCCAGGTGTTGGGTACGCAGGGTGACAAGCATGTGATTGAAGTTTTTGATCAGTCTCAAACAGGGGAGAAAAATATAAGCAAAATTTTGTCTCAAGGAGGCTATGCAAAATTCCAAGGGGCTGATGTTCCAGAGACTCTTCAGAAGTTATCTGCTCAGTCTCTGAGGCAGGATCCCAAAGAACATGCTGGTGAGGGGGAGCTAGTGAGTTCAACAGCCAGGAAGAGTGGAGTGCAAACCAAAACAGTAAGAGACAATATAGTGCTGAATCCCTCTGTGCCTTTGACAGTCAAAGACCAGCCTACTGCAGAAACTTGCCATTTATCAAGTGACTCAGctcccaatggaaaaaaaattaagggaaaccTAAATCTGCCCTCCTCTCTTATACAGTACTACTTGGAAATAAAACCAGGATCTTCTTATGAAGGTCAGCTGGAAGTTGGTAGTACAGTTCAGGTGGTAATATCCTATGCTGAAAGTCCTGGCTACTTTTGGTGTCAGTTGAGTAGAAACAATCAAGAACTTAAGTCATTAATGGCTGAAATTCAGGATTATTGCAAGACTTCAGCACAGCCACATCATTGGGCAAGTCCAGTGTGTTTAGCTAAATATTCAGAGGATGAGCAATGGTACAGAGCTTTGATTATTAGTGGAGAGTGTTCTGCAGAACAGGTAGAAGTAATATATGTTGACTATGGGAACAAGGAGCTGGTTTCTGTAGAGAATCTCTGCTCAATTAATGCAAACTTTCTGAAATTAAAGGCTCAGGCTTTCCGATGCAGCCTTTACAATTTAATCCAACCAAATGGTCCGGATCCTTTTGTTTGGGATGAAAAAGCAATCCTAGCTTTTCAGGAGTTTGTTGATCGCAGAGCAGATCATTTGGAACTGAAGTGTACAATATTTGCTCTAGCTGCCATAAACAATAAAGAGCTGTTTAATGTTGTGGACTTAATTACGCCTTTTCAGAGTGTGTGCCATTTTTTAACCGAGAAAGGGTTGGCCAGACCTGTACCACCTCAAAAACCTCTGGCATCCTCCATTCAGCTGCACTCTTACTATTATTCTTCACATGACATCAAAATTGGAAGTGAAGAAGAGATTTATGTAACACATGTTGACAATCCATGGAAATTTTACTGCCAACTTGCCAGAAGTGCAGATGTCCTAGAACAGCTCACAAATAACATTGGTCGACTAAGCAAAGTACTGCACAGTTTAAAAATGTCACAAAACCCTGGAAACCTATATCTTGCAAGGTATACTGACAATCACTGGTACAGAGGAGCAGTTTTGAAAACCAAGCCTAATAAAGAAGTCTTCTTTGTAGATTTTGGGAATACACAGGTGGTAAAGAAAGAAGATTTGATTCCTGTACCCAATGATGCATATGATATCTTGCTTTTGCCAATGCAAGCCATAAAATGTTCACTATCTGATATCTCTAACGTACCAAAAGAAGCTACCACATGGTTTGAAACCGCTGTCTTGGATAAGCCTTTAAAGATGATAGTGGTAGCAAAAGAATCTGATGGAAAGCTGATAATTGAACTGTATGATGGCAATATTCAAATTAATGCAAAAATGAAAGAGGGTTTAAGCTTACCAAGAAATAGAGAGTCTAACAATTATGTAGAAAATGAAACTCTACACTCTAAAAACATAAATGCCAAAGAAGAGAGGAATGAAAACATGAAGTCATCAGCACCGTACATGAAACAATCTGAGAATAAAACTTGGAGGTCTGAACTCCAAGGAGAAGAGTGCAATACCAAGACTAGTTTTGTATGTAAGGATGTAAAACACTTCCAACCTGCTGCAAAAAGAGAGTTATCAACCAAGTTTCTAGGATCTGTGGAAAGATTTAATAGTAACAACGTTTTTCCATCAGCAAGTACTCCCTTAGTAGATAAAAAAGTAGGTGAAAATAAATCTTTGCTCTTTATAAAGAAAGAGATAAAGTCTGATACTGTTAAAGCTGATACTGTTAAAACTAGAAATCAAGGAGAAAATAGTACACTTTTTCCACTTAAAAGCTTATGTGACTTGCCTGCAAGGAACTTAGTGCCTGGTCTGAAAACTTTAGTATACATTTCTCATGTAAATAACCCTTCAGATTTTTATATTCAATTAGCAAGTGATGAGCCTCAACTTAACAGTATTTCAGAAGGATTAAACAATAAAACAGGAACAGAGGGTCTCGGTCAACAACAGGTGCAAGTAGGAGACTTAATTTGTGCAGTTTTTTCAGAAGATGGTTTGTGGTATCGAGCTGTAGTAAAAGAGAAACTATCTGATGAACAGATAAGTGTACAATATATAGATTATGGCAACACTTCGGTAGTTAATATTTGTGAAACAAGTAGACTGCTTGAAAAATATTCGTCAGTTCCAATGATGAGTATTAATTCCTCGTTGGCTGGAGTTCAGTCTAAACAGTTTACAAATTGGACGCAGGAAGCAGTGAGTTATTTTTCAGAAAGAACAAGTGAAGTTCAAATAAACTGTGAATTTGTAGAGAAACTCAGAGACAGATGGGAAATTGTTCTCTATGACGAGAAAGGTGTGATAGCAGTGGATTTGATTAATGAAACCTTTGGAATGAGAGAAGAATCTCAGTCAACAGAAGCACTTGACAGAAGAGAGAGTGGTGCTGATGTGACAAATCAGTGTGAACCTCTGCCTTTTGATGAGAACAATAAAGCTTCTAGTATAATTGACACTAAATCATTCTTCTGGAAGACTCCAGAGGTAGCTCAGACTGTAGAAACATATGTTACTGTTGTAAAGGGCCCAGAATACTTTTGGTGTCAGATGGCTGACCCAGAAAATATAAACTACTTAGAAAAAAAACTACAGGAAGCTGGAGAACTTGAAATAAGCAATGTGGATGACTTCAGATCTAGTATTAGAAGTGGTGATATTTGCATAGCAAAGTATAGTGAAGATGGAAAATTTTACAGAGCAAAAGTTAGCAGCATAAAAGATAACAACCTAACTGTCAGACATGTGGATTATGGATCTGAGGAACTTGTTGGCAGGGAGATGATTAGACAAATTCCTGATCTGTTGCTTACAATACCTATGCAAGCTTTTCCATGCTGTCTATCTGGATTTAATTCCCCAGAGGGTTCATGGAGTAATGAAGCAAAAGACAAGTTCTATGACATGACTGCAGAATATTTAGTAGCGGTCACAGTAATGGAAATACAAAAGGATAACTCTTCTGAAATTCCCTTATCTGTTGTTAAAGTGGAATGTAACGGAAAAAACATCAATGAGGAGATGAAATGTTTTTGGAAGTATAACACTGACATGACTTTGGCAAATGTTCAGAACGATTTAAGTGAAAAGAATGAGGGTCCAGGGACAGATAATATAGATGCCATTTGCCTTGAAAAAGCTGTGGCTTCTACTGGAGATGCCAAGCAGGAAAATAGTACTCTGCAGGATGCTTTACTTTGTGCAGAACCATTCCACCTGACAGACAATGGATGTCAAAATACTGCAGAAATTGAAGAAAAAGTGATTCTCAAAACTGCTAATGAGCAACAGACCAATTTTGAAATACTTAATAAAGCAGAGACTCCTTTATTGAAAAAAGAGAGTGATAGCAAAACAAAGATATATGTAGAACCAAAAACATCTGAACCACAGCTTCTTGCCAGTAGTGAAACAAAGGGCTTAGATCTTGAGCCATTTGAAGCACAGTTCTTGGAGGATGATGAACTCAAAGCAGAGATGTTAGAATTATCACCTGAAGTACAGTCTTTCCTGGGTGAAGAAAGAAAAGAGCTCTTGAAACTTCCATCAGCTGAGGTGCAGCCTTTCCTGGATGAGAATGTGAAGCTGTTGGAATTGAAGCAGTTACAAATGCACTCTTCACTTGATGAACTAAAAAAGCTCTTACTGGAGCTAGAGTCACTCGAAGGGCACCCTTCCTTGGGTGACAAAACAAAAgaagaggtgctggaactggagTCACTAGAAATGCAGACTTCCTGGACTgatgaaacaaaggaaaaattgtcagaactGGAATCACTCCAAGTACAGCTTTTGGACGATGAAACGGGGGAGGTAATGAACCTGAAATCACTTGAAGTGTCACCTTCATTTAGTAATAGACAGAATTGGTTGGAAATGGAGTCATCACTTGAAATACAGCCTGTATGCGAAGATGAAAGAGGGAAGCTATTTGAACTGATACCATGTGAGGTACAGATTTCCTTGGGAGAAGAAACAAAGGAGAGAGTGGATTGGGACTTGGACTTGCTTGAAGTTCATCAAATGAAAGCTGCACCAACTGAGTTAGAAGTGGAGTCTTCCTTAGTAAAAACTTTACTTAGTAATGGAGCCAGGAAGGAGCTGGAACCAGAGATGCACAAACCAGAGATGCACAAAGTCCAGTCTTTGCTTGGTGCGGAAAGAAAAGAGGTATTGGAACTGGTGCCATCGGAAGTGCAGGCTTCTCTTAGTGATAAAACAAGGAAGGACCCGTTAGAGTTGGAACCATCTATTTTAGAGCTTTCTGTAGATAGTGCAGATCAGCTTTCATTCCTCAAAACTGACTTAAAAAAGCAAGTGTCTGCTTGCCCTGTAGAGCTGTGTGGTGTAGGAAAAGCTGATAGCAGAGGTGAAAAATGTAAGAAATGGCTAACATTGCAAGAGAAGAGTTGTGCAGAACAGATGAAACCAGACTTGCATGAAATGTTCAGAGAGTATAAAACTACTCTTGTGATTGGGGAGTCCTTGAGGCATAAACCATCAGATGAAGAAGAAATTGAAATAAGAGAAAAGCAGGATGTGACTTTAGCTGGTCATGGTGCAG AGCAAAGTGAGCATGCCTGTAATCTAGAGGGGTTTGCTGTTGGCTCCAAATGTATGGTGTGGACATGTCTGAAGTGGTGTGAGGCTCGGATTTTGGAGATATCTGATGAGGGCACCAAG GTTTTGAATCTCTCTACTGGTCATGAGGAGATAGTGAATCCTGAGAATGTTTGGAATGGCATTCCTGAAGTGACTAAGAGTCCATATGAG GATTCTTTTTTTCAGTACTGTAATGTACACATTGAGGATggcaacctactactgctatcaggcACTCCATTAGTTCAAGTGACAGAGATCTGTGGTGGATTGAAAGGTTCCAACACTGCTTATTGA